A window of Drosophila sulfurigaster albostrigata strain 15112-1811.04 chromosome X, ASM2355843v2, whole genome shotgun sequence genomic DNA:
taatttagcacATTTCATAGTTCTAACTAGACTTGTACATAtgcaaaatgattaaaaatatatatataatctatatatagatacatatatatatatatatatatatatatatatacatatatatatatatggattATCTATACAGATGCGTGTGAATGATTTTGAATGTGTAGCAGCCATAAAGAAtcgcaaaaaagaaaacatgcgcaaaattcaataataattttaaagtaaatagttttgtatcaaataaaaaacaaaaaaaagaatacaaaaaaaccaaaaaaaaatatatataattatattgccGACAAATTAGTGCATAAACAAACCAGACAATTTTTTTCAAgcgcataataataattataataatacgagtaaatgcaaaaaaaaagaaaacacaaaacgcaaataattgataaaaaaaaaaatgaagaaaatcaAGCTCATaactacatttaaatttaattttagtagttTCTAGACACAAAATATTGTAGCATGAAAATCAATTGATAAGCGCAACGGGcgataagtaaataaaatgcagctAAATAAGCTAAAactcaaatatacaaaaaaatgcaaaaaaaaaaaaaattaaaacgaaaacaaacaacaacaaaaaaacaaacattttaattttgtacaGCATACGTGAAAGATCtttgagaaataaaatgaataaatttcaatgCCAGCTCAGGATTTTTGAAACCAGGTCGCGCCATGCTTATCGATTgcaactatcgatagtatatAAAACCATGTTTATCTGATGtagttatcgatagtatatAACACAGCCTTTATCTATTgcaactatcgatagtatatAAAACCATGTTTATCGGATGTAGCTATCGATAGTATATAACACAGAGTTTATCGATTGCAACTAACAATAGTATATAAAACCACGTTTACCGAATGTAATTATCGATATTAGATAACACCGAGTCTACGTATTGAAACTATAGTAGTATAAAACCACGTTTATGTAGTTATCGATCGTATATAactgaattatatatattgcgTTAATCGGATGAAGCTATCGGTAGTAGATCGAACATTTCAAACAACGCTCATTTGCCAGGGGAataaatatcatttatttatccTCGTCTCTTACGTACTTAAACAACTGACATTAGTTATgcacaaatatcaaaaatgtcTTGTTTGCAAAAAGGAAATCATATTTTACTGACGTATGCAtcttatgtacatatgtatgtatgtttgtaagtcattttttaattttcttttttgttaatgGAACAGTAAAATATTGCTTAAAAAGTTAGGGgattgcagttgtagttgtataaaaaacatttagagTTAACTATTTGGTATGGGATTTGAGCCAAGTTAATTTAGCATACAATTGCaaagaagaaaatgcaaaagaataTAGATGCCAGGTGGaaagtgagacagagagaaaaggattatttagttaaaagttgaatcatttaaaaaatgatttattttaatatcgGATACaggtgttatttttttttatcttcgTTTGTGTCTGACAACCAAATTTCCAATATTGTGTTAACTTCGGCTATACAACAGCATTACTATACTACAGTATCTGAGTGGAGGGGGggaggagaaagagaaagaggaggCAGCGTCTGCTTGGTTTAAACCACCTTGTAGCGCCCCTTGTTAAAGACGTGATGTGCCGAACTGAGCTTCAGCAGCTCCTCCTTAATGAGACGCGTTATCTCACGCTTGGCCTTCTGCACAGCCAATTCACTGCAACTCTCGATGGCCAGATACAGTTTACGCTCGCCCTCGGGCGGATTCTTGCCCTGAGGCACATAGGTGCCGCGCACCGTGAGGCCAGCTTCGGAGTACTCGGAGATTTGGGCGAGCGCCTCCTTGGAGGTGACCTTCCAGCGTGCCTGCTGTGGGAAATCGTTTATCTCGAGCTCCTCCTCGTATTTGGTAAAcgaattgctgttgctgcccatCAACGCGGCGAGACTCTCCTCATCCTCCTTCGGCTGATAGTTGAGCTTGTTGTTCAGCTTTGCCGCCAGCTGCTCGACCACTGTGCGTGCCGTGAGCATCGGTTGTGCGGCCGTCGCACCCGGTTGACCCTTCATAATTGACTCATTGGCCGCCTGGGTGACCTTTGTGTCCAGATTGCGACTGCTGCTAATCTTGGAGGCCAAACGCTTGGCCAGTTCCAGTTTGTCCGAGCCCATGCCAGCGGCAGCaaccagctgctgttgctgctgctgttgttgctgctgttgctgcagctgttgttgctgctgttgctgttgctgctgttgttgctgctgctgagccaACGCCAGCGACGCGGGCGTCGTCGCATTCATGGCATTGGCAACAGCATTAACGGTAGCCAAGGCGTTGTTGCCACTCAGCGAGGTGTCCTTGACGGTGCGCTTGGCGGCAAAGATTTGCTCGATCTGCTGATCAATGTCCTGCTCGATGTCCTCCTCATCATCGGAGTCAGCCAGACCCAATGCGGCCTTCTGCAGTTTTTTGCTCTCCTTCACAGCATTGAACTCCTGCTCATCGAACTTGAATCCCTTGCCACTGAAGCCGCCGCCCGTGTGCACCGTTTTGCCCTCAGCCTCCTGCGCGGTCTTGTAATCGGTCCACAGAGTCTGCAGCTCGGCGGGCACCGGTGTGCCGGACAAGTCGAGAGCGCGTATCACGTCGCCGGCATAGCGCGACTGCTCGGGTGTAATGAAGGTGAAGGCGCTACCCTTGTTGCCAGCACGTCCAGTGCGTCCGCATCTGCAAAAGCAAGGTGAGAGTTGAGTGAAATAGTTAATGGAAAATGTGTGGGATGTCAGTTACCTGTGCACATAGTCCTCGTAGTGGTTGGGCACATCGTAGTTGACAACCAGTATGAGATCCTTGACATCGAGGCCACGCGCCGCCACCGAGGTAGCAATTAGCAGACGCACTTTGCCCGACTTGAAGTCAATGATGGTCGAGTCGCGATCAAACTGATCGATGCCACCGTGCAAACTCATGCACGGATACGATGCCTTCATGAGGTCACGCAGCAGTATGTCGGCGTTCTCCTGCTTGTCCACGAACACAATAATGCTGCCCGTCTCCTGGTAGATGCCCAGCAGCTCGAGCAGCTTGAAGAACTTCGCCTCGTCATTGAGTATGACAACATTCTGTTCGACATCCTTGCACACCACCGACCGGCCGCCGACAATCACCTCGACGGGCTTCTTAAGTATGCGACGCGCCAGCGCCTCCATTTGACGTGGAAATGTGGCACTGAACATGACCGTCTGTCGATCGGGACGCACGTTGTCAATGATGCGCATCACCTGCGGCTCGAAGCCCATGTCAAACATGCGATCGGCCTCGTCGAGCACCACGTAGGTGACACGTCGCAGATTTGTCACACGTCCCGAATTGGCAGCCAGCATATCGATCATACGCCCCGGTGTGCAGACAATTATCTCAGCGCCACGCTTGAGCTCGGCAATCTGCTCGGAGATGCCAGTGCCGCCATAGACGCACACCGGACGCAGTCCCAGAGAGCGACTGAACTTGCGTATGTCCTTGccaatttgcatgcaaagcTCGCGCGTGGGCGCCATTATGATGGCGATGGCGCCGTCGCCATCATCCAGCGTCGGCTGATCCAGAATGTGCCTAAACATTGGTAAAATGAATGCCAACGTCTTGCCACTGCCAGTTTTAGCAATACCTATCAGATCGCGCCCAGACATGATCGCCGGTATCGCCTGACACTGAATCGGCGTTGGCTTCTCGAAGCCCACTTTGCGCAGCACGTCCATCTCCTTCTTGCTGACGCCGCACTGCGCCCACGTCTGTAATGGCATTTCAATTGTATGGCATTAGTATTGTAATTGATTAATCCCTACAGCTTACTCTACACTACATCAGTTTAGCTGGCAATTAAGATTGAAAAGAACTTCAAGACTTCAAAAgtacattaattataattttcaataagtGGGAATACTATGATGAGCTGCAGGTATATTTCCTGTCACTGTCATTAAGTAGAGTCAGAGAAGCATataaagctcattaaagcttGATCTACAACTTCATGTTGCCACAAAGCACGAAGGGCATTAAAGCTTACTCTACATTTCAGCAGTTTAGCTGTCAAAAAGATAAAGTGAACGACTTCAAAAGTACATAAGTTGTTAATGTACTCTAAACATATAAATACGATTATGAGCTGAAGATATATTTCTTGTGACTTTCATTAAATAGAATCATTGAGCTTACACAGCGCATCAAATCTTCAtctacagcttcagcttctaCTACATCGAAAAATgtagtaaaatatattatttagcaAGATTGCACTTCAAAGTTAATTAACAGTTGTtagaaaaacattaaaaattaaatttgctgtCACTTTCAATAAGTACCATCGCTTAATCTGAATATTGAGCTGCAAATCTGCGATATTGAATATCACATGAAAGCTTCCACTATACTAGTTTATCTGGTGGAAGGAAGGATTAACTAAAGAGCACACAGAATACTTTAGGTCTTGAACTTCTTCAGGGgttatatgtattttagaAAGTTCATTAAAGTTGGCTGGACAGCTTCAAATCAAACGAAGCTTAAACTCTTGATTACTTTTCAGAAAGTTGATAGCCAAAAGTTTGCCAAGCAAATATTAAACGAGCAGATGTTAgcttaattttaagaaattgcaGAGAATGTCATAATGAAAGTTACTGCCATGGCTTTTGCAATCAAGATGATCAAATATCGAATGTTATGGTAAGTCAAGAAATGAAAGCACTAGCAATAATCAACAACCAATGAAAGAAATGAAAGCACTAGCAGTAATCAACAACCAATGAACTTACAACTAAATGGACTTAAAAGCACTTCTGATGAAATCAACTTTGTTACTTAAACTGAATGAACCTAAAAGCACTTctaatgaaatcaaatgacTTTTGCTATGTGACATGCTGGCGCTTAATACTCTGTAACTGTATACCTTGATGGGCTTGGGGCAGCCCTTGCCCTTAACCTGGACTCCCTCCAGTTCGGTGCGATATTTTTCCACATCGGCACTTGTCATGCGCGCCAACTCCGGCACTTCCACATAGAAATTCTTGCGAAATGGAGCGTAACGCACTGAGGAATGATCGATTTTGGCGAGCTCTTTGCGATGCTTCATGGCCAGATTGACGGCCGTGTCGCGAATGTCCTCCAGCTCATCCTCACTGGAGTATTCCAGACTATCCATATTCTGTTCAATCAGTTCGCCCTTCTTCACGGCCGTCGACTTCTTCTTGGCCACTCCCGTCAAGATGACAACGCCTTGTGCTTTGGCTGGATTCACAAAGTTATTGACGCGACGCATCTCCTTGTTGACCTCTTGCATATATGCATCCAATGGATCGACATCATCATCCTCAGCCTCCGCAGCTGCCGCGGTTTCTTCCTCTGTTTCCATCGCTGTCGCCGTTGATTCATTATCCTGTTCAGCGACTGCGTTTACCTCAGCAGCTGGCTCAGCTTCTACCTCCATTGTTTGCTTGACGGGCTCAGGCGACTCCTCTTTGAGTTCTGGGTCCGACTTCACAgctgccactgttgttgttgctgtggctgtaaccgtggctgttgttgcaggTGACGTCAAAACCATGCCCAGCACTTTGGTGAAAGTGGGACGCTTGAGGGGCGAGAACTTCGATTCAACCATGTCGTCATCGAAACGTTTGCGTATGCTGTGGAATTTGGAGGGCGGTGAATCGGGCTCCTCCTTTTTTCCAGCGTCTAAGTCGATAATTGGAGCGGGATTACTGTCATCCTCCTCGGACTCGTCCTCCAAACTCCATTTCTTGGCGGATTTCGTCACTGCTGCGGCCACCGACACCTTGGTATCCTTCTTGCCTGCCTCCTGTTCACGCTGCTTTCGCTCAGCTCGCCAACGCTCGATACGCTCTCGCCGTTTGATCATCTCCTGTTCAAGACGACGTTGCTGCTCCTCTTTGTCGatttcctcctcctcgtcgtcAGAGGAGCTGCTCGATGAGCCCACTGGGATGACAACTGGTTGTGCGGGTAGCTGACGTCGAGTCTCTAGCTCCCGCTGCCGCTCCCGGTCACGTTCCTTGTCCCGTTCGCGCTCCCGTTCCCGTTCACGCTCCTTATCACGCTCCCGCTGTCGTTCGCGCTCCCTGTCCCTGTCCTTGTCCCGttcccgctctctctccctttcccgCTCACGATCCTTCTCCTTGTCGCGTTCCCGATCCGTTTGACGCCTGAAAATAAGAGTGAGTTTAGAAGGTATATTGTATGTAGGTGCAAAGACAATGTGTAGCTACTTTTCTTTGTCGTAGTCCTTGGATCTGGAACGCTTGCGACGCTTCTCTTCGCGCCTCGAGGAGCCCAAGGCTCGATCATTGTCTTTGGACGGTTCCTTCCGTTTGCGTTCGTCACGCATGCTGcgagagctgctgctgccaatgcTGGCGCCGTTTctcgacgatgacgacgacgacgtcaacttgccgcctcctcctccgccatTGTCATAATCTCCGCGTGCGCTGCGACTTTCGTAATGCTTGTCGCGCTCTCGTTCCCGCTCCCTTTCTCTGTCCCTGtcgcgctctcgctctcgatCACGGTCACGCCTGTTACAGACAAttggaatattatttatttaataaccacataagacacacacacacacacagactcacCCAGAACTTTTGGACATGGCCAACTGCAACCaaccaacgacaacaacaacaaatcacaCACTCGTTATCGCTGCAGCCCGCAAAATGCCGGCGGCtcttttttaattcaaatatttccgTAACTCAATTATTTGGTAAGTCTCTGAAGCGCTCTTGAAATTGTCAACTTTTTGTCAGTACTTTACTTATAACTAACAATGTTGTGCTTGTGtcttcattaaaaaaaaatgttgcgtTAAATACGGCACAAAAATTGTAATCGTTTGCCCCAACAGggctgcaaaaacaaaacgagacAGGGTGGCACCACTCTACACAGCATAGTGCTGCCTGACAGCACACTAATGGTGGTAGCGCCGACAATAACGGAATaagaaaaccaaataaattataattatgaagaacgtttaataattataataaaaattaggTACACCTTATCGCAATAGTGcacatttcaaatgtaaatttaatataaatataatataataaatgcatttttttttataaatattacaaaacaaGTAGAGCAACACTTATCGATAACTGCCTAATCGTTAGTTCCAATTCGATTGTCAGCTGTGTTTTTGCGCCCCGCACGTGTTGTGCCgcatataaacaattttgaaatatgctGCCCGACATCGAAATTATTGTGGGCACCTACACAGATTTTCTGCTCGGCTATCAGCCCGCCGAAAAGCAAGACGACAGTGGGGAGCAAAAAGTGTATTTGAAGCCTACATTTGCCGACAAATCGCACGCCGGCTCCCTTAAATGTGTCGCTGGCCAGGGACAGTGGATAGCAAGCGGAGGCAGCGATGATCGCATCTTTATCTATGATATGCGCACACGGAAGCAAGCACACATTGTCACCGCTCACGCGGGCACCATCAACGCCCTGGAATTCACACCGGACTTGTCACATCTGCTTTCGGGCAGCGCCAATGGCCTCATGCTGGCGACACGCGTAGGAAGCTGGACAACGGAGGGGAATTGGGGCAAGGCGCACGCTGGCAAGGCGGTCACACACATTGCCTGCCATCCTAGCAGCGGCTTGGCGCTCTCACTGGGCGCCGATCAAGTGCTAAACACGTGGAATCTGGTCAAGGGGCGTGTGGCCTATAGAACCAATCTAAAGAGCAAGCGCACGCTGGGCAGCTCACCCGAATGCCTCTCGTGGTCCACAGATGGCCAACACTTTACACTCAGTGGGCCACTGCTCGTGGAGATCTGGAGCATTGAAAAGGCAAGCGTGGTGCGCAGCACAAAAACGCCATCGAAGCCAATTTGTGTCGCCTGGCTGGATGAAGAGAACGTCCTGGTGGGGTTGGAGAATGGCAGCATAGCCTGGATAGCATTGAATGCAGAGCAAGACGCAGCCGTAAGTAAACTGTGAAAGTTCCTAATGATCacatttaattgagtttttaCTTCGATTTGCAGCCGAAAATAATTGTGGCCCATGACACACGAGTCAAGGCGATGGCCCATTTGAATGAGACGCTGGTTAGCATCTCGAGTGCGGGCGAAATCAAGATGTGGAGCACTGAGAttgaagagcagcagctgaacTTGATTGCCAGCGTAAATATCGAGTGTCGTCCCACCTGCTTAGCTCTGCTTGATCTCAAGCAGTTTGGCAAAAAGGTCGCAGCTGTTAAGCCACTGCAGCAAACTAAACAAGTCTCCGAGGAGGGGGATGAGGAGCAGGacgaagaagaggaggaggatgaggacATTGCTTTAATGAAGCCGCGCAGCTTTGTGTCCATTGAGTACGATCAAGATACCAAAGCAAAGCCCAAGGCCAAAGCCAAGCCAGAGAGTGAATCATCCAACAGCAGTAGCGAAGATAGCGACGATGGTGGCTCCAAGCAGAAAAAGAAGGCAGCGACACCAAAGCGCAAAGCCAacgacagcaaaaacaaaaataatccAGACAACCAACAGTCCTCCAGCGAGAGTGAGAATGaaagcgacagcgacgacatcgattttggcagcagcagcgaggaGGAGCAACGACGCCCCAAAAAGGCCAAGAAGGCGCCCAACAAACGACAGGCGAACACCAATCACAAGCAGCGCgccaagcaaacaaaaaagaaataaaccaTCCTCCCACTctgtttaattcattttactatctttttgtttgtcaataaataagaattgtttcttTTCTAATCTAGAAATCTTTGAATAATTTGTGATTTCTACTCGGATTTGTTGATTAGACAAAGCTCTAAACATTCGAATTTTGTCAGTtcacttttaataatattttgcagtTCATTTTCAGTCCCAAATTAAGTTATAAGTTCGCTTGCAAataagaaacaagtaagaaaattcGACTGAgataattttgaatacaagttaaacaatattcataaaatatactgaatagtATACCAcaaaactactaaaaatatgccaaaggttatatttggtatgttaatgaatataaaaatatactgaataatataccaaaaaaattacTAGAATATATCGAAgatcatatttggtatatccatcaagtacattcgaaatataccacataggTCAGCCAAAACATTATGCGCAATTTGCCTCACAGAAgcatttcataaataacttcttacatttttttcgaTTGTAATCAAATTGTCAGGAAtcaaaaatactatagttattattgtctcTTCCAAAACTCGCGACACTAGCTCCAAAATCACGCTTgtaatttcgatttttgtcgatttgcatTGGCGAAATTGattgtggcaaaaatttgaatcaaaCTTATGAAGTTAAAGATACCTCCTTCTGCCTCTTACATAGATTTCATAGAGACAccaagttataatacccttctaccttatgggtatCGGGTAAAAAAATAGCAGTGAGTTTGcttaagtttttgttgtttattacatatacatagtTTTATAGTCAATTGGTGATATTGATAACATTATTTGTGTAACAAtctttatatgcatatacttAGAACGGACAACAGGGACAAGTTTGGATGCCCATCTCTTGCATCCGCCTcatcggcatcgacatcggcatCGCCTCTGaattcaacaacaattatttgtGGCCCAGCGGGCGCTCGCTACAGTGAGTTTTGGTTGGTTGCTTGGCTGGTGGAGTCTCAGTTGGCCAGAAAGTATTGGAGGAGCTTAAGGTAAATGCGTTCGAGCAGCGGCCACATGTACTCCACAAGGAACTGCAACAGGTGTCGGAGCGGGGGACACAGCGTGCACATGTAATCCGTTAGGGCGTCCAGCACACGCAGCACCAA
This region includes:
- the LOC133847649 gene encoding LOW QUALITY PROTEIN: probable ATP-dependent RNA helicase DDX46 (The sequence of the model RefSeq protein was modified relative to this genomic sequence to represent the inferred CDS: inserted 3 bases in 2 codons) — translated: MSKSSGRDRDRERERDRDRERERERERDKHYESRSARGDYDNGGGGGGKLTSSSSSSRNGASIGSSSSRSMRDERKRKEPSKDNDRALGSSRREEKRRKRSRSKDYDKEKRQTDRERDKEKDRERERERERERDKDRDRERERQRERDKERERERERERDKERDRERQRELETRRQLPAQPVVIPVGSSSSSSDDEEEEIDKEEQQRRLEQEMIKRRERIERWRAERKQREQEAGKKDTKVSVAAAVTKSAKKWSLEDESEEDDSNPAPIIDLDAGKKEEPDSPPSKFHSIRKRFDDDMVESKFSPLKRPTFTKVLGMVLTSPATTATVTATATTTVAAVKSDPELKEESPEPVKQTMEVEAEPAAEVNAVAEQDNESTATAMETEEETAAAAEAEDDDVDPLDAYMQEVNKEMRRVNNFVNPAKAQGVVILTGVAKKKSTAVKKGELIEQNMDSLEYSSEDELEDIRDTAVNLAMKHRKELAKIDHSSVRYAPFRKNFYVEVPELARMTSADVEKYRTELEGVQVKGKGCPKPIKTWAQCGVSKKEMDVLRKVGFEKPTPIQCQAIPAIMSGRDLIGIAKTGSGKTLAFILPMFRHILDQPTLDDGDGAIAIIMAPTRELCMQIGKDIRKFSRSLGLRPVCVYGGTGISEQIAELKRGAEIIVCTPGRMIDMLAANSGRVTNLRRVTYVVLDEADRMFDMGFEPQVMRIIDNVRPDRQTVMFSATFPRQMEALARRILKKPVEVIVGGRSVVCKDVEQNVVILNDEAKFFKLLELLGIYQETGSIIVFVDKQENADILLRDLMKASYPCMSLHGGIDQFDRDSTIIDFKSGKVRLLIATSVAARGLDVKDLILVVNYDVPNHYEDYVHRCGRTGRAGNKGSAFTFITPEQSRYAGDVIRALDLSGTPVPAELQTLWTDYKTAQEAEGKTVHTGGGFSGKGFKFDEQEFNAVKESKKLQKAALGLADSDDEEDIEQDIDQQIEQIFAAKRTVKDTSLSGNNALATVNAVANAMNATTPASLALXSAAATTAATATAATTAAATAATTAAATAAXVAAAGMGSDKLELAKRLASKISSSRNLDTKVTQAANESIMKGQPGATAAQPMLTARTVVEQLAAKLNNKLNYQPKEDEESLAALMGSNSNSFTKYEEELEINDFPQQARWKVTSKEALAQISEYSEAGLTVRGTYVPQGKNPPEGERKLYLAIESCSELAVQKAKREITRLIKEELLKLSSAHHVFNKGRYKVV
- the LOC133848171 gene encoding p21-activated protein kinase-interacting protein 1-like, with product MLPDIEIIVGTYTDFLLGYQPAEKQDDSGEQKVYLKPTFADKSHAGSLKCVAGQGQWIASGGSDDRIFIYDMRTRKQAHIVTAHAGTINALEFTPDLSHLLSGSANGLMLATRVGSWTTEGNWGKAHAGKAVTHIACHPSSGLALSLGADQVLNTWNLVKGRVAYRTNLKSKRTLGSSPECLSWSTDGQHFTLSGPLLVEIWSIEKASVVRSTKTPSKPICVAWLDEENVLVGLENGSIAWIALNAEQDAAPKIIVAHDTRVKAMAHLNETLVSISSAGEIKMWSTEIEEQQLNLIASVNIECRPTCLALLDLKQFGKKVAAVKPLQQTKQVSEEGDEEQDEEEEEDEDIALMKPRSFVSIEYDQDTKAKPKAKAKPESESSNSSSEDSDDGGSKQKKKAATPKRKANDSKNKNNPDNQQSSSESENESDSDDIDFGSSSEEEQRRPKKAKKAPNKRQANTNHKQRAKQTKKK